One window from the genome of Pempheris klunzingeri isolate RE-2024b chromosome 7, fPemKlu1.hap1, whole genome shotgun sequence encodes:
- the LOC139203487 gene encoding far upstream element-binding protein 3-like isoform X3, producing MMAELVQGQASMNQPGLKSDGLADVLQRARQMVGKMGGEAMSHLNSSSGSVEPSLYYPGQKRPGEDGVGNQLAAMGHQRVITEDYKVPDRMVGFIIGRGGEQITRIQLESGCKIQIAADSGGLMERPCSLTGTPESIEQAKRLLVQIVDRCRNGPGFHGDGEGGASVQEMLIPASKVGLVIGRGGDTIKQLQERAGVKMMMIQDGPMPTGADKPLRISGDPYKVQAARELVLEVIREKDGDFRSGRNDFSARLGGTNLDSVPLQVPVPRFAVGIVIGRNGEMIKKIQNDAGVRIQFKADDGISPERVAMVMGQPDRCQHAVHLINELIQTAQERDGFGSALRGGRVRGRGDWTMGSPGPLQEVTYTIPADKCGLVIGKGGETIKSINQQSGAHVELQRNPPPSTDPNTRVFTIRGTAQQMDLARQLIDDKIGGSGIMSNGGFGFSPFTQGPATHQNCGSGQTFLAGVWGNTYQTSWQNPGQQDPGHSMAQTGQMDYSKAWEQYYKKLGQQNQPQSLMTDYSKAWEDYYKKQSQSSQQSSVPDYTAALAEYYRQQPYLWNPAQIQDH from the exons atgGTGGGAAAGATGGGCGGAGAAGCCATGTCCCACCTCAACAGCTCCTCAGGAAGTGTCGAGCCCTCGCTGTACTACCCTGGCCAGAAACGACCAGGAGAGGacggag taGGTAACCAGCTAGCAGCCATGGGGCATCAAAG GGTAATCACAGAGGATTACAAGGTCCCCGACAGGATGGTGGGCTTCA TTATTggtagaggaggagaacagaTCACCAGGATCCAGTTGGAGAGCGGCTGTAAGATCCAGATTGCTGCCG acagcgGAGGTCTGATGGAGCGGCCATGTTCCCTGACTGGTACTCCAGAGAGCATCGA gcaGGCGAAGCGGCTGCTGGTCCAGATTGTTGATCGCTGTAGAAACGGTCCGGGTTTCCATGGTGACGGGGAGGGCGGGGCCTCCGTGCAGGAGATGCTGATCCCAGCCAGTAAGGTGGGGCTGGTGATTGGCCGAGGAGGAGAcaccatcaaacagctgcag gagcgAGCGggggtgaagatgatgatgatccaGGATGGTCCAATGCCGACAGGAGCCGACAAACCTCTCCGCATCTCTGGAGACCCGTACAAAGTGCag gcAGCGAGGGAGTTGGTCTTGGAGGTGATCAGGGAGAAGGACGGAGATTTCAGGTCAGGACGCAACGACTTCAGCGCCCGACTGGGAGGAACCAACCTGgat TCTGTCCCTCTGCAGGTGCCAGTTCCCAGATTTGCTGTTGGCATCGTGATTGGCAGGAATGGAGAAATGATCAAGAAGATCCAGAATGACGCTGGAGTCCGAATCCAGTTTAAAGCAG ATGATGGCATCAGTCCGGAGcgtgttgccatggtgatgggTCAGCCAGACCGCTGCCAGCATGCTGTCCACCTCATCAATGAGCTCATCCAGACcgcacag gaGCGTGACGGTTTTGGCTCGGCCCTGCGGGGCGGGAGAGTCAGAGGTCGCGGTGACTGGACCATGGGCTCCCCTGGTCCCCTACAGGAAGTGACCTACACCATCCCTGCTGACAAGTGTGGCCTGGTCATCGGCAAAG gcgGAGAAACCATTAAGAGTATTAACCAGCAGTCTGGAGCTCacgtggagctgcagaggaaccctccaccctccaccgACCCCAACACCAGGGTCTTCACCATCAGAGGCACCGCCCAGCAGATGGACCTGGCCCGCCAGCTCATAGACGACAAGATCGGG GGTTCAGGTATTATGAGTAATGGAGGATTTGGCTTCAGTCCCTTCACCCAGGGCCCGGCTACACACCAGAA ctgtggcAGTGGTCAGACCTTCCTGGCTGGCGTTTGGGGAAACACCTACCAGACCAGCTGGCAGAACCCTGGACAACAAGACCctg gtcacAGTATGGCTCAGACAGGACAGATGGACTACTCTAAAGCATGGGAGCAGTACTATAAGAAGCTAG GTCAGCAGAACCAGCCTCAGAGCTTGATGACAGACTACAGTAAGGCCTGGGAGGACTACTACAAGAAACAGA gtcaGTCGTCTCAGCAGAGTTCGGTGCCAGACTACACTGCAGCGTTAGCAGAATACTACAGACAGCAGCCCTACCTGTGGAACCCCGCCCAgatacag GATCACTAG
- the LOC139203487 gene encoding far upstream element-binding protein 3-like isoform X5 — MMAELVQGQASMNQPGLKSDGLADVLQRARQMVGKMGGEAMSHLNSSSGSVEPSLYYPGQKRPGEDGVGNQLAAMGHQSRVITEDYKVPDRMVGFIIGRGGEQITRIQLESGCKIQIAADSGGLMERPCSLTGTPESIEQAKRLLVQIVDRCRNGPGFHGDGEGGASVQEMLIPASKVGLVIGRGGDTIKQLQERAGVKMMMIQDGPMPTGADKPLRISGDPYKVQAARELVLEVIREKDGDFRSGRNDFSARLGGTNLDVPVPRFAVGIVIGRNGEMIKKIQNDAGVRIQFKADDGISPERVAMVMGQPDRCQHAVHLINELIQTAQERDGFGSALRGGRVRGRGDWTMGSPGPLQEVTYTIPADKCGLVIGKGGETIKSINQQSGAHVELQRNPPPSTDPNTRVFTIRGTAQQMDLARQLIDDKIGGSGIMSNGGFGFSPFTQGPATHQNCGSGQTFLAGVWGNTYQTSWQNPGQQDPGHSMAQTGQMDYSKAWEQYYKKLGQQNQPQSLMTDYSKAWEDYYKKQSQSSQQSSVPDYTAALAEYYRQQPYLWNPAQIQDH, encoded by the exons atgGTGGGAAAGATGGGCGGAGAAGCCATGTCCCACCTCAACAGCTCCTCAGGAAGTGTCGAGCCCTCGCTGTACTACCCTGGCCAGAAACGACCAGGAGAGGacggag taGGTAACCAGCTAGCAGCCATGGGGCATCAAAG CAGGGTAATCACAGAGGATTACAAGGTCCCCGACAGGATGGTGGGCTTCA TTATTggtagaggaggagaacagaTCACCAGGATCCAGTTGGAGAGCGGCTGTAAGATCCAGATTGCTGCCG acagcgGAGGTCTGATGGAGCGGCCATGTTCCCTGACTGGTACTCCAGAGAGCATCGA gcaGGCGAAGCGGCTGCTGGTCCAGATTGTTGATCGCTGTAGAAACGGTCCGGGTTTCCATGGTGACGGGGAGGGCGGGGCCTCCGTGCAGGAGATGCTGATCCCAGCCAGTAAGGTGGGGCTGGTGATTGGCCGAGGAGGAGAcaccatcaaacagctgcag gagcgAGCGggggtgaagatgatgatgatccaGGATGGTCCAATGCCGACAGGAGCCGACAAACCTCTCCGCATCTCTGGAGACCCGTACAAAGTGCag gcAGCGAGGGAGTTGGTCTTGGAGGTGATCAGGGAGAAGGACGGAGATTTCAGGTCAGGACGCAACGACTTCAGCGCCCGACTGGGAGGAACCAACCTGgat GTGCCAGTTCCCAGATTTGCTGTTGGCATCGTGATTGGCAGGAATGGAGAAATGATCAAGAAGATCCAGAATGACGCTGGAGTCCGAATCCAGTTTAAAGCAG ATGATGGCATCAGTCCGGAGcgtgttgccatggtgatgggTCAGCCAGACCGCTGCCAGCATGCTGTCCACCTCATCAATGAGCTCATCCAGACcgcacag gaGCGTGACGGTTTTGGCTCGGCCCTGCGGGGCGGGAGAGTCAGAGGTCGCGGTGACTGGACCATGGGCTCCCCTGGTCCCCTACAGGAAGTGACCTACACCATCCCTGCTGACAAGTGTGGCCTGGTCATCGGCAAAG gcgGAGAAACCATTAAGAGTATTAACCAGCAGTCTGGAGCTCacgtggagctgcagaggaaccctccaccctccaccgACCCCAACACCAGGGTCTTCACCATCAGAGGCACCGCCCAGCAGATGGACCTGGCCCGCCAGCTCATAGACGACAAGATCGGG GGTTCAGGTATTATGAGTAATGGAGGATTTGGCTTCAGTCCCTTCACCCAGGGCCCGGCTACACACCAGAA ctgtggcAGTGGTCAGACCTTCCTGGCTGGCGTTTGGGGAAACACCTACCAGACCAGCTGGCAGAACCCTGGACAACAAGACCctg gtcacAGTATGGCTCAGACAGGACAGATGGACTACTCTAAAGCATGGGAGCAGTACTATAAGAAGCTAG GTCAGCAGAACCAGCCTCAGAGCTTGATGACAGACTACAGTAAGGCCTGGGAGGACTACTACAAGAAACAGA gtcaGTCGTCTCAGCAGAGTTCGGTGCCAGACTACACTGCAGCGTTAGCAGAATACTACAGACAGCAGCCCTACCTGTGGAACCCCGCCCAgatacag GATCACTAG
- the LOC139203487 gene encoding far upstream element-binding protein 3-like isoform X6 produces MMAELVQGQASMNQPGLKSDGLADVLQRARQMVGKMGGEAMSHLNSSSGSVEPSLYYPGQKRPGEDGVGNQLAAMGHQRVITEDYKVPDRMVGFIIGRGGEQITRIQLESGCKIQIAADSGGLMERPCSLTGTPESIEQAKRLLVQIVDRCRNGPGFHGDGEGGASVQEMLIPASKVGLVIGRGGDTIKQLQERAGVKMMMIQDGPMPTGADKPLRISGDPYKVQAARELVLEVIREKDGDFRSGRNDFSARLGGTNLDVPVPRFAVGIVIGRNGEMIKKIQNDAGVRIQFKADDGISPERVAMVMGQPDRCQHAVHLINELIQTAQERDGFGSALRGGRVRGRGDWTMGSPGPLQEVTYTIPADKCGLVIGKGGETIKSINQQSGAHVELQRNPPPSTDPNTRVFTIRGTAQQMDLARQLIDDKIGGSGIMSNGGFGFSPFTQGPATHQNCGSGQTFLAGVWGNTYQTSWQNPGQQDPGHSMAQTGQMDYSKAWEQYYKKLGQQNQPQSLMTDYSKAWEDYYKKQSQSSQQSSVPDYTAALAEYYRQQPYLWNPAQIQDH; encoded by the exons atgGTGGGAAAGATGGGCGGAGAAGCCATGTCCCACCTCAACAGCTCCTCAGGAAGTGTCGAGCCCTCGCTGTACTACCCTGGCCAGAAACGACCAGGAGAGGacggag taGGTAACCAGCTAGCAGCCATGGGGCATCAAAG GGTAATCACAGAGGATTACAAGGTCCCCGACAGGATGGTGGGCTTCA TTATTggtagaggaggagaacagaTCACCAGGATCCAGTTGGAGAGCGGCTGTAAGATCCAGATTGCTGCCG acagcgGAGGTCTGATGGAGCGGCCATGTTCCCTGACTGGTACTCCAGAGAGCATCGA gcaGGCGAAGCGGCTGCTGGTCCAGATTGTTGATCGCTGTAGAAACGGTCCGGGTTTCCATGGTGACGGGGAGGGCGGGGCCTCCGTGCAGGAGATGCTGATCCCAGCCAGTAAGGTGGGGCTGGTGATTGGCCGAGGAGGAGAcaccatcaaacagctgcag gagcgAGCGggggtgaagatgatgatgatccaGGATGGTCCAATGCCGACAGGAGCCGACAAACCTCTCCGCATCTCTGGAGACCCGTACAAAGTGCag gcAGCGAGGGAGTTGGTCTTGGAGGTGATCAGGGAGAAGGACGGAGATTTCAGGTCAGGACGCAACGACTTCAGCGCCCGACTGGGAGGAACCAACCTGgat GTGCCAGTTCCCAGATTTGCTGTTGGCATCGTGATTGGCAGGAATGGAGAAATGATCAAGAAGATCCAGAATGACGCTGGAGTCCGAATCCAGTTTAAAGCAG ATGATGGCATCAGTCCGGAGcgtgttgccatggtgatgggTCAGCCAGACCGCTGCCAGCATGCTGTCCACCTCATCAATGAGCTCATCCAGACcgcacag gaGCGTGACGGTTTTGGCTCGGCCCTGCGGGGCGGGAGAGTCAGAGGTCGCGGTGACTGGACCATGGGCTCCCCTGGTCCCCTACAGGAAGTGACCTACACCATCCCTGCTGACAAGTGTGGCCTGGTCATCGGCAAAG gcgGAGAAACCATTAAGAGTATTAACCAGCAGTCTGGAGCTCacgtggagctgcagaggaaccctccaccctccaccgACCCCAACACCAGGGTCTTCACCATCAGAGGCACCGCCCAGCAGATGGACCTGGCCCGCCAGCTCATAGACGACAAGATCGGG GGTTCAGGTATTATGAGTAATGGAGGATTTGGCTTCAGTCCCTTCACCCAGGGCCCGGCTACACACCAGAA ctgtggcAGTGGTCAGACCTTCCTGGCTGGCGTTTGGGGAAACACCTACCAGACCAGCTGGCAGAACCCTGGACAACAAGACCctg gtcacAGTATGGCTCAGACAGGACAGATGGACTACTCTAAAGCATGGGAGCAGTACTATAAGAAGCTAG GTCAGCAGAACCAGCCTCAGAGCTTGATGACAGACTACAGTAAGGCCTGGGAGGACTACTACAAGAAACAGA gtcaGTCGTCTCAGCAGAGTTCGGTGCCAGACTACACTGCAGCGTTAGCAGAATACTACAGACAGCAGCCCTACCTGTGGAACCCCGCCCAgatacag GATCACTAG